The stretch of DNA ACTTTAATTTACAGCATCTCTATAACTGAGCACAAGCAGTGAAAGACATGTTATTTCCACGTGTCTATGCCACTACAAAAGCACTAGATGAACCTTTGAAATGGTGGATTGATCCAAGAAGTGATTTTGAAGCACCAAAATGGCTTATCCGGTACACACCTGAAGTTGCAGATGCAGGAATCCTCCATTCTATGGTTGCATGGCTCTGAGGGCTAAGTTTTGCAAACCTTGACCACTTAAACCGCAGGCAGAAATCATCATCGTCATAAGCTGGGGTCCATGTCTTTTGGTCCCGGAGGATCTCAACCAGTGCAAATGTGCCTTCGGTCATAAGGTCATTTCTTGGGCAAGCAGACCAGAAGGTGACTGTAACTATTCCACCCTTTTTGAAGGTGGAATTTGGAGGGACATCAGTCTTGACATCCCCAAAATTCACCCCGGGCGGGGTACCATCGACGACTACTGGTGGAAGTAAGCTGATTTGCTTGTCAAGAAGATTTGGTGGCTGCGGGCCTGGTTCAACAGTTTGGCCTCTGATGAGAGCTGCAGCTAATTTTTTGAACTCTTGACAGTAGGCATCAAGTGTGTGTGGACCATACAGTGTAGAGGCTCCctgacaataaaaattaatcagaagataatttatataatgCTAAGGGTTTGTTCTCAAAATGTGTTTCCATTCTTAGAAGAACCTTTTGTTTCTCTTGAGGAGCAAGGTTATATTGTAACACTAGGATAGAAAACGAATACTATAAATGACAGAAAATGGTGACACAAACCTCATATCTTTGCACTTGGTACTCCTCAAAGGTGGTCACATACTGTGAATATGTATTGGTAAGCCCTGAAATGACTATATGGACATTGTTGTCAAACTCTCCACTACCTCCAGAAGTAAGCACAGTCTTGACAGCATCACGAAGGCGCCTGCCGGCCATAGTTGTAAATTCTGCAAGAAATAATATCATCAAGGATCTTATACCAACCCATGTTACTATAGGATCTAGCACGTGtgttattactattttttttatttccaagtACCATTTGCTTAACAACATGATTTGCATTGAGGTACAATTCAAATGAGGAATTACTAAGAGTACGTTGGGGTTGTTGTACCTCCAGGCACACTCAAAATCACAAGCTGCCCTATCCGCAAAATTTGAACTGGAAGTATTGAGGGCTGCATAAGCAATTCAATTTATGTACGTCAGTAACACTGTTTACCCATAAAGGAAGATATATAAAGCACTGGCCTATTGATCCACAGACAACAATCCTTAGAAATGTCAAAGGGTTGTTGTAGACTTCTTCAATGTTTATATAAAGTGAAAACCAAATTAAATACTCACTGCCCAGTCATATGGTGCCTTCATCTCCCCAGTATCAAGCAGAATAGGCTTTGGATTTTGGCATTTGATCTGTTCCTGACTCGGTGTTTTTATCAAGTTCCTCACCAACCTCCAGAAGGCATTCCCCTAGAAAACCACCCAAGAAAAGAATCAAATCATACTATGGGTGTTTCACTATTCAAGGGCATTGTATAATGATGGATTAAACATGTGCCAGCAACTTCATACCTTATTATCTCCCTGCTTGAAATCAAACGCTCCGGGGCCATCAGTAGTCCCTGCAGCAAAAGCAAAGCCCAAGGCAGCTGGGCATGTTTTTGCCACCTCATGACCCCTACCCGCTTTAGGAAGTGTGACCTCAAGGTTGGAAAAATTTAGATATGAATGCCGGTACTCAACCTTCCCTTTTAGTTGCTCAGTTGCTTTATCAAAAAGCTCCACGGCTTTTTTGAATTGCCTTTCTCCAATTATACGAGTACTCTCAAACTCATCAGGGTAACTGCCAATTGAAcgtaaaaagataaaaaacaaGACTTGAAGTTTACACTTGAAGGAATTTCAGAGTTTATATACGTACCCCGGTCCCCGACCATAGCATAATTCATTTTTACCATTGCAGGTACTGTGAGAGAAATCGCAACGCAATCCAGTGTCTATGCAATATGCTCCAAGAACATTTGGGCTTACATCACCACAATTTGATTGACAGAATGCAGATACAAACTGAGGCCTGTCAGCTTGGCTCAAAGCATTCCTGACCCGACTTGCAAGACTCAGAAACCTTGTTGCAGGTTGTCCTTGAGAAAACTGAAAATTGTTGGCAAGTCTCATCAACTCACTTCCTGTTTCAAAGGAACTATATACAATGAAGTTGGATGTTTCTCAAGTAAAGAAAGGTCATGTGGAAGATGCCATGCAGTGTACCTAGTCTACCTGTGAAcgatttttatttcaatttattaattcGACCAAATCCTAGAGAAAGTAGTGAAAAAACAATCCATTTGAGCTTGTCAGATGGGATTGATATTAAGAAGTTGGTACATGCTAACTCCTCAAAGTTCAGTTCCCCAAGTCTTTCTAAATAAACCAAAGCCAAGCAAGTGGATCTTGTAGGAGAGAAGTTACTGGTCTATGAAGATAGTTCTTTAATCGGCATTGGTTTCAGTTTGGTATAAGATTCGTTACTATCAAGAGAGAAACCagtttaatatatttattgttttgaatgTAAGGAAATATGTTTTCCTAGATACCTAGTCTACTGCATGATAACACTACAATGAGGAAGTTGGACTGCTAGCAAATAAATTCCAGCAATTTTCAAATTAAGTTTACTAGGAGGTTTGGTATATTAGATTTCTGATGAAAATAATCTAGATGGAACTGATTTCTGGCTGACTTCCCTGAAAAACACAGAAAAGCAAAGCACACAATGGTTTAATGACAATATAACCACAAATTTTACCAGATATCTTAATACAAGTCCATATCCATACACTGTGATTTGACGAGAATTCACTTACGGTTTTCATTATGGTTAGGAACTATGTTTGAGACTCTTCGAGGGATTCTGTCAGTATCAGAATTATTGAAATGCAGAGCGTCAAAACCTTGCTGAAAATCCTTCTGTTCAAACCAGTCCTCCATAAACCGTGCTGCAGTTCCTTTGTTGTCACCACTTATTAATGAGTTTGTACGACTCATTGAAGTTCCATGAGTAGCAAACCAGTTGAAGCTACCCACTGCGCCCCATGCATCATCTACAAACTTTAAGAGGGTCATTTCTTTGTCAACATCATACTTGTACTTAGCCCTCTCTCCTGCAGGATTGTTGAGATAAGCACTAGGGCTACGGTTTACCCCAGCATCAAAAAGCTCACCTGTGGAATCGTGATGGAGTTTTTATCAAGGATCAGAATATTAAGGCACATAtcctaaacaaaaaaaacaaaagtcctAATTAATCCCATGAAGCCAGGGGTATGATCAATATGCGTCGTCACACTCTgagaaacaacatatttcttGTGGACCCTAAATGCAATATATGCCTAAATATAAATGACTGTAAGCATAAACATACGAAAATTTAAAcactaaagaaataaaaactaatcAGTCCGACACTGATTCATTACAGCTATGAAGTTATAAGCATTAGGCATTGTTACCAATGCcaaaatttctcaaaagaaCTTGATTATTTAGTAAACTTCTCTGATAAAAAGGAAGTAGTGCACTTGTTCTGCATATAAGTCTGCCGAAGCACTTCGCTTCATCAATGAAGTATGTTCctaaaattaaaccaaaaataACAAGAGAGCATCCTCCTTCATATTATCATCTCCCAGGTAATACATGTCGGTTGTATGCATTTTTGTATTCTTGCACAGATTTTGCACCTAAGATTGAGAGATAAATATGTTTCCCAAAGATGTAGCAGAGCACAGAAATATCGATGGATCTTCCTTACCTTTGTTTACAAAAATTGACCCTGGGTGAAGACTCTCGTGAGCTTGTACAATGCTTTTCTCTATGCCATCAACAATGACACCAAATGATTGGCGTACAAATCCAAGAGATGTTACAATATATACAACATATTGGAGATAGCCACCAGGACCAGCATGAGTGTGAATACCACTAATGGCGACATTCTTCTCTGTATAAAGGTCCCCATACctaaagaaaggaagaaatgtTATGATCTCAAACAGTAAGACCATTGGTAACAATTCAGTGAGAGCGAGGATAAAAAGATTGGCTTGTCATTATGACTAAGTACCCATGTCCTTGATAAAGTATCTTATTATAATATGCCATTTCAAAGTATATTCTTCCATGGGGTCTAAGAAATGGATTGGCTTGTCAAGCGTGCTAAAAGAAACGCTACTGCATACATGAAAGCATGAGTGGCTTGGTTTGCAACTATCGACATATTCGGcaagagagaaaggaaaggaTATCCCGAAACCTGGCAAGTTCAGGGTGTGGTTCAAGAAAATATTGGCAATGTTAAGATGAAGCTGTCTAGGATAAAAGAGGCAGCTGACAACAAGAGGAAACATTTTATTGAATGGTGGAACATTGGCATGCGGTTCAAATAAGATAATTGAGGGAGACAACAGTAAGGAGGTTTATCTACAAATTGCAAATGGCAGCTTGACAGAGAgaaattgttttgattttttggttACATGTCCACTGTATCGGTATTTAATATCTGGCTATACATACTTTTGGTTAAAAATTTAAGCTGAAGATTTTACTCACAGAGGAGGAAAATGTCCAAATATACTAGGTGGAATTTAATAGCATGTAAAGCATTGATTCAtagtaaaaaaaagttcatgttatgtatcTGCTCGGCCAATAAATATATACTGCTGCacgaagaaaaagatgaagactGAAGCATAGTGAGAGTTTTCTACCTTGCTTTAAGTCTCTCAAGCACTTTAATTGAAACAATTTGGGAGGCCATGCAGGCATCAAGATTTACAAATACTAAGCGGTTTCCTTGAGGTTCTGCCACAATAAATGATCGAGCTCGCAACCGGAAGTGAACTCCGGAAGCAGTCTGCTCTGAATTCGCATAACCCATCATATTGACATCTGCAGCAGGCCCTGTTATGTCATAGCTTCCAAGACCAATCAAGTAATTGGAAGCTGATAAAGACCCTCCAATATTATGTAGCAAGAATGTTAAGAAAACCAGGAAATGAATTGTTGCAGATGGCCAGTGCCTATGGCCATTACGGAGAAAACCCAGAATCCCCATGgctttcttttgaaaaaaaaaaaaaaaaaacttcaatattCTTCAATGAATTCTTTTCATCCTGCACCCCCCGAAAGGAAAAgataaataaaccatatatcaGAGAACACTAACTAATTCATACAAATAGATCACTATTTGTAACATCGAAGTATTGTAACCAGCATATAGCTTAAATAAGAGTCCAACAAACGGCATCTCAGATGAGCATAAATAAGAGTCCAACAAAAGGCATCTCAGAAGAGCATAAATAAGAATTCAACAAACGGCATCTCAGAAGAGCATAAATAAGAGTCCAAGGATTTCTATAGCAAATATCATGAATTGAGAACTTTCATTTCTCAATATAAAAAGGGGCATGTATTACAATAAACATCTAATTCCGTgacttgaaaggaaaatagaatAGCATCTTGTCCTTATATGAGACAACATTCATCTAGGCCAATTTGGCGCTTTCAATTCTCAAATCGTGATCCAAAACTTCCACAAACTCCTAAACGAAGAGAAAATCAAAGAACACAAGCTGAATACAAGAAAACGTTTTGAGCTACCTTAACCCATAGAGTAGGAACTCTGTGTCACAGTGGCGTCAGGATCAGCTTCAATAGACGAATATTTACATGCACATTTACTCAGAAGAAAGTGAGGAAAGTGTGGAGAATTCGAAACACCACAAAGTCACAAACTCCACTTCTGTCCAGTGTGGGGTGGGTCGTCGGCAGAAGGATAGAACCTTTTTTCAAACAGAAATAGTACAGAAGTTAGAACGGTTTCTCCCGAAGGAAAAACATGCCTTGAATAGTATTTGAACAAACATGGGAATACTATGACCAATATTCATAGTACTGCAAAAGTCGTGATCTTTCTCCTTGCTTCGCTATGCTCATGATTGCAACGAGCAGTGCTCCACACCCATGAGCACCTTTTGTCTCCGACACTAGAGAGCTTACGCATGTCGGTGGAGTTGGTAGGTTTTAGTGATAAACCTGAACATCCATATTCAATGTAGAGTACTTCACACCAGAAAGTTCCCATACTTCTGAGTACGCGCAGTGAGACTAGAAGCACCTGCAACAACTAACCTCACATGCAGCAGAGGTCATTCGAGTCGGAGCTGGAGGTTATACGAGTTTACGAATTTAGCTTATTTAATATTCGAATtaagattaattaatttttattaccaatttatttattaaataaactaaGATTAATCGAATAGAGAGGCTTAGGagagtaagatgagatgagaattttgtgaataatagtaagataatttttgaataataatgagatagtttaagtgaaatattttttagattttgatcaatgaaaggaaaaaatattgaataaaaaatattataaagttaaaatattattagaatatagttttataatattatttttatttgaggatttgaaaaagttgaattattttttattttttatttgaaagttcgagaaagttataatgattagtttaaaaaaattgtaatgattaatttaaaaatatttatattgacAACTGGTCGTGCCCGCTAGcacaaagttatttttttatttttatttttttcattttttaatatatttaaatattttaaaaatatacatatactaatacactaaaaatcattttcttaattattaagtaaaaaaattttaaaaaattaaatatatgagcattcaaaatgagaggacaaaCTCAAGCGGTATATTAACATTTTCCTTGAATTATATTTAGGGAAGAGACTGGATctggatgaaatgagatgaaaattttgaaatgagatatATTTCTAAACAAGCTCTTAGAGCTATCAAAGCAGCCCCCATGGCTTGaacaaaatttcttaaattgagtttttatgttttattttaagcaaattaaaatatgatatatgatatatattattttccatttgattttatatcatataatattttgatagataaaattttaattcttaggaagatttattagaaaaataatatttacttataaatacatttaaaacataagagaagagaaagaaagtatttttatacgTAGTCATCATTAATATTCTCTAaagattttgtgaagatttaagtcataatgttaatttttatgtttgctAAACTTTATTATACACTTTTTAATTAAGACATTATATAAACCTTTTTGTAGTTATGGTTTTGTGAaatgcctaattttttttaggttttgaatttatatttatatttcttgctttttaattattttttgattaattatatatttaaagtatTGTTTTATAGTTTGAAgagacataaattttataacaGTAAAATGATGAATAGTGTAAATTTCAacattaaaattataagatCTAAACATTATATTTAtctctttaaattataaaaataaaatagaattagcTCGtgatattattcaaaataattctatttgaaggaATTTGTACTATACACATCATTCAcgtggtataatttgatttgaaagataaattttaaattttaaattttataaattaaattatactatgtAAATGATGTGTAGTGTAGAGGTCTTTAAATATCACTACTCATTGATCACATGCATACCGCATTAGCTGATTTTAAATTTGCATTCGTGCCGCATTACTTCGGTCAAGCATCAACCAGTATAACTATGAAAATTGTTGAAAGATCAAGAAGCTCAAGCAGTCCAAAAAGGAAACCGAACAATCACACAAATGGGCAAGAGGTGCTTCTATATTCTACACAAATGTTctctaatttatctttttatagtCACTCGTTTTATTTTCAGCCCTATTTTACATTCACTCTCTAACAACGAAGGGTGTTCATAATCGGTTGTTTAGGTAAATTTCTATTAGATTTGAAgtttctaatcttattattcaagtctattaatcttataatataaaattagtataacattttatgtaagttagacactacttatattagtataattagacactaatacAACATTTTagtcttattattcaagtttattaatctcactaataagttagacactagacACTACTTGTACTATACTAGCAGACAGAAGGGCAAGAGAGGCAACACGGCACTTAAACTTGATATGTCAAAAACTTATGACAAAATTGAGTGGAGATTCTTGGAGGCAATATTGAGAAAGCTTGGGGTTTGGTGataaattgaaagttttgatCATAGAATGTGTTACTTCTGTATCATATTTTGTGTTGGTGAATGAACAGTCTGGAGAGGAGTTGAAACCATCAATGGGTTTAAGGCAAGGGGATACCATTTTCccttaccttttttttattttgtgtactGAATGGCTAAGTTTACTAGTAGAGGCATCATAAAGAAATGGAGACACCAAAAGAGTTGTTGTTACAAGAAGGGTCACAAGACTCAATCATTTATTGTTTGTTGACGATTGTGTGATCTTTGGAAGGGTAATGCTATTAGAATGTCAAAAGATTCAGAGCTTGTTGAGCAGGTATGAAGTGGCTTCAGGGCAGTTTTTGAATAAACAAAAGACCACGATTTTCTTTAGTTCAAACACTGAGGAAGTTATTAGAAAACAGATACTGGAGACTACAAGGGTATTAGTTTGTGACAGTTATGAAAGATACTTGGGGTTACCATCTTTTGTGGGTAAATCTAAGTACAATACATTTAGGCACTTAAAGGAAAGGGTGTGGACTAAGATCAACAGTTGGAAGAATACATTCCTATCTCAAGCTAGGAATGAGATTTTGATTAAGGTTGTTATTCAAGATTTTTCTACTTACTCTATGAGTGTATTCAAGTTGCCCTAAAAACTttgtaaagaaataaaaactatgATGTCCAGGTTCTGGTGAGGCCTAAAGGAGAAAGGCTCAAAGATCCAATGGAAAAGTTGGAAGAAGATGGGAGAATCAAAGAAGTATAATGGTTTAGGTTTCAGAGATCTTGATAGTTTTAATAAGGCACTACTAGCTAAACAATGTTGGAGGATGATAAAAAATCCCTCATCCTTGGTTGCAATTATAACAAAAGAGAAGTACTTCAAGAATGGGAAGTTAACTGAATCAAAGTTAGGGTCTAGACCATCTCTGATATAGAGAAGTATGCTATCAGCAATGGACCTGATCAAGACTGGGCTGGGTTGGAGATGGCAGGAGTATCAAAATGGACTAACAAATGGCTGCCAATAAATTCTTATAGCAGAATCCATTCACCAATGAAAATATTGAACAATGAGGCAAGGGTATGTGAACTGATAGATGAAGGAACAAGGCAATGGAATTTTAGTctagtaaatgaaatatttagcaGTGGAGAGGCTAAAGCTTTAAGGATCATTCCACTAAGTATGACTAGAGTTGAAGATATTATAATATGGGGTCCAAGTGCAAAAGGcatttttttagtaaataatGCTTATCATGTTGAACATAATAGAGATAGAATGTTAAAAGGGGAGCCCTCGATATATTATCAAGAATAGTCAGACTGGCAATTAATATGGAACCTAAGGGTGTTTGGGTATTGTTGATGCTGTAAAAATCGCTTAACAGGctggaatgagagaaatagtcattctcgGCCCACTAGGGCGACTTGGGCCTCATTCGATGTTATTTGGAGCCCCTAGAAGCGTTCCGGGGCAGCTATACAGTGTCGATGCGTATGTCCATGGAggtgaatggaaaataagtgcaaagaaagtaaagagagatgacaccaagatttacgtggttcagcaCCGGGCCTACGTCCACGAGGgtttggggaggagaaatctactataatattctAGTTTACAGTCTCGTATATCTCAATGTACAATAGTGATGCTGAATATAAATTTACTGGAAAAGAGGCATTCATTGGAGCTTCCTGCGTATCTGGTTTCAAAGGAGAAGCTGAGGAAGGAAAAACTCTTTCTGGAAAATAAGAACTctaaaatgagaagaagaagaactcccaaaggagaagagagagccctttctatttatttaattgcaTTTTTCCGCGTGTGCCCCCTACAGGTAAGGCCAAACCTTTGCGTGTCTGACCGCGCCCCCTTTGACAGGCCGCTGCACCCACCTTACCTCCTGACAGCCCCACACCCCCATTACCTCCTGACTCTTCTTGTCCCATTCTTGTTCCCGAACCCTTAATCTAGGTAGGCTAGGCCTGGTGGTTGAGCTCGTATTGActtctttattcttttctcCCCTCACAGGTCTGTTAAGCACTTTATATGGAAGGCTGCTAATGAGATTCTGCCTATTAGAAGTAACTTATGTAAGAAGATGATTATTGACATAAATTTATGTCCTATATGTCAAAGAGAAGAAGGAACTACAGTTCATGTACTATAGAATTGCCCTGTTGCAACAAATGTATGGATTGAAACTGCTAAACCTATACAAAAGCTCTCAACAGATGGGGTGGATTTTATAAGTCTGTGGAAAAAGATTACTAAGAAACTAAAGATCGATGAAGTTGAAGTGGTAGCATGTGTGACGAAGAGGTTATGGCTAAGGAGAAACTCTCTGATTTATGATGACAGTTTTGAGAATCCAAGGTTGTTATACAAGTCTGCAAAATAAAGATTATCAGACTTCCAGACAGCTCAAGATAAGGTGCAAGGTGATACATAGAACAAGGCTACAATGAGACAAAAGGCCAGATGGAAGAAACCAACGGGAATGAAGGTATGTGAAGGCTTCTCGttgtaaatattaaagaaagaaaggcaGGTATTGGAATTATCATAAGAAATATAGATGGTGATGTTTAGGATTCTCTATGTGAAATTGTCAATTATTGTTCAAAGACAGCAATTGCATAAGCTATTGCATTGAAGAGAGCCTTGATATTTTGCATTGAGTTGGGAATGACACAAATGTGTCTGGAGGGAGATACCCATGTTATTATCAAAGTTGTCACAAGAGATATGCACTGAATATGGTGTGTTGATAGAAGATGCTAGGAGGATGCTTCTAGAACTGTTCATCTAAATTCCGGTCCAGAAATTCGGGTATACTAGGACCGGAACTTAGATTTCAAACTTAGGCCGAAACCGATCCAGGTCAACCCGGATCAGACCTAGGCCGAAACCTAGAGGAATCTCCGagttaaccttttttttttattttttttatttgttgcttATCTCTTAGATCATGTCTTGTCCCAAGTGAAAAGTTGAAAACGTTTGTCAAACTAGCTTATCTCCTAGGTCATATCCATTGTCCCAAGTGAAAAGTTGAAAACGTTTGACTCTGCAAACTCTCTGCCCATACTGCATTAAGTGTAAAAGATAGATTTGCAGGGTGATAATACAGAGTGTCAGAGAGAGCTACAGATCgtttaataagattttttagACTAATTCAGAGCTCCTACACGCAATATCTTTATTTCACTTTTATCCGACCTATATTTAAGAATAATCCAAACTATTGGGAATTAAAGACTGTTGGCATGATCGTAACAATCAGTCTTCATATCATCAGTATTCTGTTTGACAGTGCCCAGATCATACATAAACATCAAAGTTCAGCAAATCTTGCGAGGAGGTGGATAGTATTTtaacataataaatattggtACTAAAAGatattcaaacttaaaaaaaaaaaaaaaatccaggttTAAAACCTGGTActcgggttccggcccggaaTCCAATTTTTCAGATTCCGGATTGAGCCGGGAAAAAAATCCAACATGGATAAACAGCTCTAAATGCTGCTTGATAGGGAACAATGGAGGGTGAACTTAGTCCATAGAGAGGCAAATTCAGTGGCAATGTCCTAACCAAGTTCTTTATTCAGTTTTGAGGGAAAAGAATTGTAATGAATATTCTGATGCTTTGATGGAATAAAATTACAAGACaaatttgacttaaaaaaaaaatataatagaacaTTAatggttaataataaatactaaattctattaattaagtttagtattgaaatattaaacttatataGTATTACACATGTAAACGGTAAATTAAAAAATCGAATCGAACCGAATCTGACCGAAACTAGAAGAActaaaagtttcaatttttataatgaatCGATCCgtatcgattcttaaattttcaatacCGTTTcgtttatcaaatttttttaaaatcagttCGAATCAGACAGGTTATATTCTTAGATTAATGCGAAGTGTTCTATTTATAaagaagttttataaaaataaatttataaattaatataatttaatatgatatgttaaatttatttaattatagaataaaatataaaattgagaaaaataagttGAAGTAACACTTATCGTGAATCGGTCTaactttcaaaaacaaacaacaCACGACCGACACGTTCGGTGCTCGTCTGGCTTATCTGGTTTCATACTGCTCAAGCGAAGAATGGCTGGTGCTGGAGTGGACCCCACTCCTCTACTAGTCAACCGAGATGGAACAGAACGCGAGATATCACTTTTCTGTGTTTATCTTACGACGGTcgacataaataaataaatctattttttaattaatttgaagtttttaaataaattaattatgaataatattagagaaaaattattataataatatacattTTGTACTTATTGTATGATTGTTTCTAGTTAATTGTTCCTAACATTTATTTGGAGAGATGTGTGATCTACATGATGTCAtatcatgtgtacaaaatagATGCTcctaatagtaatttttatttttatttatttatttttaaaatatcttattattatttattatttattattttattattattatttatatattttttattactatttaatattatttcattatttttttattatttttttactattatttacaaaatatttaaaaataccaCACTACTCAAACATAATCGAAAGATATattctcaatctatttcatcttatctcatcattataattttcttaaattttcataaatttttatataaaatattataaataatttaatctttttaaattttaaaataataacaataataatattaatttttaatattataataatattttattttattttcaaatctatCTCAtcgcctaatttttttttagataatttgacAATTTCGACTTTCATTTTCTCCTTCCTTATTAGCTAAGGAAATCTGCACTATTTATACTTCTTTCACGATCACACTTGTGACAGACGCACAAAATCATGGAGGAGCCTCTGCTTTCAGGTAATCTCCTGCAAATTCCTTCTcccattatttttctttttcctcttttaattTCCAACTCAATGTTGGTTTATTTCTGATATTTCTTTATGTTTATACTTGGACCTTGAAGAGCAAAGAAGTGATGCgggagaaaaagagagtggaaaatGGAGCTCGTACCAATACGTGGGAAGAACAGGCTCAGGGATTCCCACTGCTTCTTTGGCCGGCACTGAAGTCAGCGTCGAAGAGATTCGGTCGGCCGCTGCCTTTTCCGATCATTACCCGCCTTCACTTCACAGCGCTTTGGTTGGTTCGCC from Juglans regia cultivar Chandler chromosome 4, Walnut 2.0, whole genome shotgun sequence encodes:
- the LOC109000811 gene encoding neutral ceramidase 2-like; its protein translation is MGILGFLRNGHRHWPSATIHFLVFLTFLLHNIGGSLSASNYLIGLGSYDITGPAADVNMMGYANSEQTASGVHFRLRARSFIVAEPQGNRLVFVNLDACMASQIVSIKVLERLKARYGDLYTEKNVAISGIHTHAGPGGYLQYVVYIVTSLGFVRQSFGVIVDGIEKSIVQAHESLHPGSIFVNKGELFDAGVNRSPSAYLNNPAGERAKYKYDVDKEMTLLKFVDDAWGAVGSFNWFATHGTSMSRTNSLISGDNKGTAARFMEDWFEQKDFQQGFDALHFNNSDTDRIPRRVSNIVPNHNENRSELMRLANNFQFSQGQPATRFLSLASRVRNALSQADRPQFVSAFCQSNCGDVSPNVLGAYCIDTGLRCDFSHSTCNGKNELCYGRGPGYPDEFESTRIIGERQFKKAVELFDKATEQLKGKVEYRHSYLNFSNLEVTLPKAGRGHEVAKTCPAALGFAFAAGTTDGPGAFDFKQGDNKGNAFWRLVRNLIKTPSQEQIKCQNPKPILLDTGEMKAPYDWAPSILPVQILRIGQLVILSVPGEFTTMAGRRLRDAVKTVLTSGGSGEFDNNVHIVISGLTNTYSQYVTTFEEYQVQRYEGASTLYGPHTLDAYCQEFKKLAAALIRGQTVEPGPQPPNLLDKQISLLPPVVVDGTPPGVNFGDVKTDVPPNSTFKKGGIVTVTFWSACPRNDLMTEGTFALVEILRDQKTWTPAYDDDDFCLRFKWSRFAKLSPQSHATIEWRIPASATSGVYRISHFGASKSLLGSIHHFKGSSSAFVVA